Proteins encoded together in one Elusimicrobiota bacterium window:
- a CDS encoding dihydroorotate dehydrogenase-like protein has protein sequence MDLSTDYLGMKLRSPLVPSASTLADDLDNLKKLEDAGASAVVLHSLFEEQLRRDKEELIERTTQGTESFAEALTYFPASESALLGPEEYLEHIVKSKKALSIPVIASLNGSSTGGWIDHAQKIQEAGADALELNIYVIPTDPDASGVQVEESAIEVVRTVRKAVNIPLAVKCSPFYSNMANMAKRFVEAGADGLVLFNRFYQPDVDLENLDIRPKVLWSTPQAARLPLTWIGILHSRIKTDFAATSGIHTGRDALKMLMVGASVTMIASSLYRHGIKHLSLIEKEIREWMEKNEYESVKQLRGSLSQTNCPDPSAFERAHYMRALQTPPAA, from the coding sequence GTGGACTTATCGACTGATTATTTGGGGATGAAACTTCGATCTCCCCTTGTTCCTTCGGCCTCCACCTTGGCCGACGATCTGGACAATTTAAAAAAATTAGAAGACGCCGGTGCTTCCGCGGTTGTTCTCCATTCGTTATTTGAAGAACAGTTGCGTCGGGACAAAGAAGAGCTTATTGAACGGACCACCCAAGGAACAGAAAGTTTTGCCGAAGCCCTGACCTATTTCCCGGCTTCCGAGTCGGCGTTGTTGGGCCCGGAAGAATATTTGGAACATATTGTGAAAAGCAAGAAAGCCCTTTCCATTCCGGTCATCGCGAGTTTAAACGGGAGTTCCACGGGGGGATGGATTGACCACGCCCAGAAAATACAAGAAGCGGGCGCCGACGCTTTGGAATTAAACATCTATGTTATCCCGACGGATCCAGACGCTTCGGGGGTCCAGGTGGAGGAAAGCGCCATTGAGGTTGTCCGAACCGTTCGGAAGGCCGTCAATATTCCTTTGGCGGTGAAGTGCAGTCCTTTTTATTCCAATATGGCCAACATGGCCAAACGGTTTGTGGAAGCGGGGGCCGATGGTCTCGTCCTGTTCAACCGGTTCTATCAGCCCGACGTGGATTTGGAAAACCTGGATATCCGGCCGAAAGTTCTCTGGAGTACGCCCCAGGCCGCCCGTCTTCCTCTCACGTGGATTGGGATCCTCCACAGCCGAATTAAAACAGATTTCGCCGCGACAAGCGGTATTCACACCGGACGGGACGCTTTGAAAATGCTCATGGTGGGGGCCAGCGTGACCATGATCGCTTCGTCTCTTTACCGCCACGGCATCAAACACCTTTCTCTGATCGAAAAGGAAATCCGGGAGTGGATGGAGAAAAATGAGTATGAATCCGTGAAACAACTGCGGGGAAGCCTTTCGCAAACCAACTGCCCTGACCCATCCGCTTTTGAGCGAGCGCACTACATGCGCGCCCTTCAAACGCCTCCGGCCGCGTAA